The Sphaerospermopsis torques-reginae ITEP-024 genome has a window encoding:
- a CDS encoding nicotinate phosphoribosyltransferase, whose translation MTAFADVDDDKNSYHNPELNLCPENYSLLTDLYQLTMAACYTGEGIEQKRASFELFVRRLPEGFGYLIAMGLAQALEYLANFRFNSAQIAALQRTGIFDHAPERFWSLLSEGSFTGDVWAVPEGTAVFANEPLLRIEAPLWQAQIVETYLLNTLNYQTLIATRAARLRDIAGEKATLLEFGTRRAFSPQGSLWAARAALAGGLDATSNVLAALQLGEKPSGTMAHALVMALSALEGSEQQAFTAFHQYFPGAPLLIDTFDTVAAAEKLAKKVNSGEMTLTGVRLDSGDLVSLSKQVRSLLPQITIFASGDLDEWEIQRLKNQGAEIDGYGLGTKLVTGTPVNGVYKLVDIDGIPVMKMSSGKFTYPGKKQIFRSFVDGKLQSDRLGLLDENSGKEKPLLELVMKSGKQIKPTESLQTIRERSSFSVASLPQETISLENPISVKVEISEMLQNLTNKTKSQYES comes from the coding sequence ATGACTGCTTTTGCAGATGTTGATGATGACAAGAACAGCTACCACAACCCAGAATTGAATCTTTGTCCTGAAAATTATAGTTTGCTGACAGACCTTTACCAGCTAACAATGGCAGCTTGTTACACAGGTGAAGGAATAGAACAAAAACGAGCCAGCTTTGAATTATTTGTCAGGCGCTTACCTGAAGGTTTTGGCTATTTAATAGCGATGGGTTTGGCACAAGCTTTGGAATATTTAGCTAATTTTCGCTTTAATTCCGCCCAAATTGCTGCTTTACAAAGAACGGGTATATTTGATCATGCACCTGAGCGTTTTTGGTCATTATTATCTGAAGGCAGTTTTACTGGGGATGTGTGGGCAGTACCAGAAGGAACTGCTGTATTTGCTAATGAGCCATTATTAAGAATTGAAGCGCCTTTATGGCAAGCACAAATAGTAGAAACTTATCTTTTAAATACACTTAATTATCAAACTTTAATCGCTACCAGGGCGGCTAGATTACGTGATATTGCGGGGGAAAAAGCAACACTTTTAGAATTTGGCACACGCAGAGCTTTTAGTCCTCAAGGCTCTTTATGGGCTGCAAGGGCGGCTTTAGCAGGTGGTTTAGATGCCACTTCCAATGTGTTAGCAGCATTACAACTAGGTGAAAAACCCAGTGGTACAATGGCTCACGCCTTAGTCATGGCATTATCAGCTTTAGAAGGAAGTGAACAACAAGCGTTTACAGCTTTTCATCAATATTTTCCAGGTGCGCCTTTATTGATTGATACTTTTGATACTGTTGCTGCTGCTGAAAAGTTAGCTAAAAAGGTAAATAGTGGGGAAATGACATTAACTGGGGTGCGTTTAGATTCTGGTGATTTAGTTAGTTTATCAAAACAAGTGCGATCGCTCCTACCACAAATTACAATTTTCGCCAGTGGAGACTTAGATGAATGGGAAATACAAAGATTAAAAAATCAAGGCGCGGAAATTGATGGTTATGGTTTAGGCACAAAATTAGTTACTGGTACTCCTGTAAATGGAGTTTATAAACTTGTGGATATTGATGGTATTCCCGTGATGAAAATGTCTAGCGGTAAGTTTACTTATCCTGGAAAAAAACAAATTTTTAGGTCTTTTGTTGATGGTAAATTACAATCTGATAGATTAGGTTTATTAGATGAAAATTCTGGAAAAGAAAAACCTTTATTAGAGTTAGTGATGAAATCAGGTAAGCAGATAAAACCAACAGAAAGTTTACAAACTATTCGAGAAAGAAGCTCATTTTCTGTGGCAAGTTTACCACAGGAAACAATAAGTTTAGAAAATCCAATTTCTGTAAAAGTAGAAATTTCGGAAATGCTGCAAAATTTAACTAATAAGACGAAATCACAATATGAATCATGA